One Dictyoglomus sp. NZ13-RE01 genomic window carries:
- a CDS encoding rubrerythrin: protein MPILFSDKDILEMAIHIEEEGEKFYNLFSEKAFKDEVKKIFNFLALEERRHAETFKEIYKNLEKEEFLTAYEDEEANKYLHAWVSAQVFIDWDRILKEDTFFNSSSAIDLAISLEKDSLLFYYGILDHLKEKSKKIVREIINQERTHLEQLITLKKSF, encoded by the coding sequence ATGCCAATTTTATTCTCAGATAAGGACATATTAGAGATGGCTATCCATATAGAAGAGGAAGGTGAAAAGTTTTATAATTTGTTTTCAGAAAAGGCTTTTAAAGATGAAGTTAAAAAGATTTTTAACTTTTTAGCCTTAGAGGAAAGAAGGCATGCAGAAACCTTCAAGGAAATATATAAGAATTTAGAAAAAGAAGAATTTTTAACTGCTTATGAGGATGAGGAGGCAAACAAATACCTACATGCTTGGGTTTCTGCACAAGTTTTTATAGATTGGGATAGGATTTTAAAAGAGGATACCTTTTTTAATTCCTCATCTGCCATAGATTTGGCTATTTCTTTGGAAAAAGATTCTCTTTTATTTTATTATGGAATTTTAGATCATTTAAAAGAAAAAAGTAAGAAAATAGTAAGGGAAATAATAAATCAGGAGAGAACACATTTAGAACAATTGATAACTTTGAAAAAGTCCTTTTAA
- a CDS encoding rubrerythrin — protein MRKMTEENLKSAFAGESQAHMKYMIYADVAEKEGLKNISKLFRAIAYAELVHARNHLRELSGINKTPENLQVAINGETFEVEEMYPAYRQVAELQNEKGAVRSTTFALEAEKIHAEMYKKAKDKAEKGEDLELGKVYVCDVCGYTGEGEVPDKCPICGAPRTSFKVFE, from the coding sequence ATGAGGAAGATGACAGAGGAGAATTTAAAAAGTGCTTTTGCTGGTGAAAGTCAAGCCCATATGAAATATATGATCTATGCGGATGTAGCAGAAAAGGAAGGATTAAAAAATATTTCTAAATTATTCAGAGCCATAGCTTATGCAGAGTTAGTTCATGCAAGAAACCATTTAAGAGAACTGAGTGGAATAAATAAAACTCCTGAAAATTTACAGGTTGCTATTAATGGTGAAACTTTTGAGGTAGAGGAAATGTATCCTGCCTATAGACAGGTTGCAGAATTACAAAATGAGAAAGGTGCTGTTAGATCCACAACCTTTGCATTGGAAGCAGAAAAAATTCATGCGGAGATGTATAAGAAGGCAAAAGATAAAGCAGAAAAGGGAGAAGATTTGGAACTTGGAAAAGTATATGTTTGTGATGTTTGTGGATATACTGGAGAAGGGGAAGTTCCTGATAAGTGTCCTATATGTGGAGCACCAAGAACAAGTTTTAAGGTCTTTGAATAA
- a CDS encoding competence/damage-inducible protein A, translating into MICEIISIGTELLLGNILNTNAQYISKRLAELGIFVYYQTTVGDNIDRIKKAIEIALNRSDIIITTGGLGPTQDDLTKEAISELLNIELVYDEFSLNKIQEYFEKRNIPITDSNKKQALVLKGSKVLINNHGLAPGMIIEKNDKILIILPGPPREMIPMFDEQVTPFLKQFSKGTLYSEILRFCGIGESLLEEKIKDLIKNQRNPTIAPYISSGEVILRITSYAESVEEGKKLINPVKEIIVNRLKEYFYGEGDITIEEVIAKLLIDNNLTISIAESCTGGLLTSRLVNVPGISKVLKEGIIAYSNESKIKRLSVREDTIKKYGAVSKECALEMAEGVAKVSNSNIGLSITGIAGPEGGTPEKPVGLVYTGLYINGIKKVNEFRFSGDRERIRTQSVLYSLNWLRQELMSFTSQHNIL; encoded by the coding sequence ATGATATGTGAAATTATTAGTATAGGAACAGAGCTTTTATTAGGTAATATATTAAATACAAATGCCCAGTATATATCAAAAAGATTAGCAGAACTCGGTATATTCGTTTACTATCAAACCACTGTAGGAGATAATATAGACAGGATCAAAAAAGCTATTGAGATTGCTCTGAACAGGAGCGATATTATCATAACTACAGGTGGACTTGGACCAACCCAGGATGATTTAACTAAGGAAGCTATAAGTGAACTTTTAAATATAGAATTAGTTTATGATGAATTTTCTCTTAATAAAATCCAAGAATATTTTGAAAAGAGAAATATACCAATAACAGATAGTAATAAAAAACAAGCGTTAGTTTTGAAAGGAAGTAAGGTCTTAATAAATAATCATGGGTTAGCACCAGGAATGATAATTGAGAAAAACGATAAAATCCTTATAATACTCCCAGGTCCACCTCGTGAAATGATTCCTATGTTTGATGAACAGGTAACTCCATTTTTAAAGCAATTCAGTAAGGGGACACTGTATTCTGAAATTTTAAGATTTTGTGGTATAGGAGAAAGCCTATTGGAAGAAAAAATAAAAGATCTTATTAAAAATCAGAGAAATCCAACTATTGCACCATATATAAGTAGCGGAGAGGTTATTCTAAGAATAACTTCCTACGCTGAAAGTGTAGAGGAAGGGAAAAAGCTGATAAATCCTGTAAAAGAAATTATTGTGAATAGATTGAAGGAATATTTCTATGGTGAAGGAGATATTACAATAGAAGAGGTTATTGCAAAACTACTTATTGATAATAACCTTACAATCTCTATTGCAGAATCTTGCACAGGTGGATTACTTACATCAAGACTTGTAAACGTTCCTGGTATTTCAAAAGTATTAAAAGAAGGCATCATTGCATACAGTAATGAATCAAAAATAAAAAGACTATCAGTAAGGGAAGATACAATAAAAAAATATGGGGCTGTTAGTAAAGAATGTGCTTTAGAAATGGCTGAAGGAGTAGCCAAAGTTTCCAATTCAAATATTGGATTATCTATAACAGGTATTGCAGGTCCAGAAGGTGGCACTCCTGAAAAACCTGTAGGTTTAGTTTATACAGGTCTCTATATTAACGGAATAAAAAAAGTTAATGAATTTCGCTTTTCTGGCGATAGAGAAAGAATAAGAACCCAATCAGTATTATACAGTTTGAATTGGCTTAGACAAGAATTAATGTCATTTACCAGCCAACATAATATCCTCTAA
- a CDS encoding PmbA protein, which yields MNIDLKNRFIQCVDKKNIKKAELFYQEVEKVHLSISGGDIERFQSSKESGYSVRVIKNNRHGFSYANNIEKMEDILDKAINSAEVLSEDNNWTFVENVICKDENFYRDEPSIREKIDTLKEVEKQIYAKDKRIKSIREVTYEFYKVRVNILNSLGSELEYNYQYQYVYTEVGASDGKDERGSWEFKVGKTWYDLDFNDLISKSVWKAISLLGAKPISSQRAVVILPRERAQDLLEVFVQAFSADMVQKGKSIFKNKIGEKIASEKLTIIEDPNLEEAFLRRKFDDEGIFTKSKEIVKDGKLNSFLHNLYTANKDNVKSTGNCVRGSYKNLPGVGAFNLFIKPGEKSEEEIIKSTKDGLYVFNLMGLHLIDPISGDFSIGADGLWIKDGEFVGPVCEITISGNLKDFLQSVSEVSKEITFNGTVVSPMLKLEDIMLAGK from the coding sequence ATGAATATTGATCTTAAAAATAGATTTATCCAATGTGTTGATAAGAAGAATATAAAGAAGGCAGAGCTCTTTTATCAAGAAGTTGAGAAGGTTCATTTGTCTATTAGTGGGGGAGATATTGAAAGGTTTCAGTCTTCTAAAGAATCTGGATATAGTGTTAGGGTTATAAAAAATAATAGACATGGTTTTTCTTATGCCAACAATATAGAGAAAATGGAAGATATTTTGGATAAAGCGATAAATTCAGCAGAAGTATTGTCGGAGGATAATAATTGGACCTTTGTAGAAAATGTTATTTGTAAAGATGAAAATTTTTATAGAGATGAACCTTCTATTCGTGAAAAAATTGATACTTTAAAGGAAGTTGAAAAACAAATTTATGCAAAAGATAAAAGAATAAAAAGTATTAGAGAAGTTACGTATGAATTTTACAAGGTTAGAGTTAATATATTAAATAGTTTGGGTTCTGAATTAGAATACAATTATCAGTATCAGTATGTATATACTGAAGTTGGTGCTTCAGATGGAAAAGATGAAAGGGGTTCATGGGAGTTTAAAGTTGGAAAAACGTGGTACGATTTAGATTTTAATGATCTGATAAGTAAATCGGTTTGGAAGGCAATAAGTCTATTGGGAGCAAAACCTATTTCTTCTCAGAGGGCGGTTGTAATATTACCGAGAGAACGTGCTCAGGATTTATTAGAAGTTTTTGTTCAGGCTTTTTCTGCAGATATGGTGCAAAAAGGAAAATCCATTTTTAAAAATAAAATAGGTGAAAAAATAGCTTCAGAGAAACTTACCATAATTGAAGATCCTAATCTTGAAGAGGCTTTTCTTAGAAGAAAATTTGATGATGAGGGAATTTTTACTAAAAGTAAAGAAATTGTGAAAGATGGAAAATTAAACTCTTTCTTACATAATTTATATACAGCTAATAAAGATAATGTGAAATCAACTGGAAATTGTGTGAGAGGAAGTTATAAAAATTTACCAGGTGTTGGTGCTTTCAATCTCTTTATAAAACCTGGAGAAAAATCAGAAGAAGAGATTATTAAGTCTACGAAAGATGGATTGTATGTATTTAACTTAATGGGATTACATCTTATTGATCCTATATCAGGAGACTTTTCTATAGGGGCGGATGGTTTATGGATAAAGGATGGAGAGTTTGTAGGACCTGTTTGTGAGATTACAATATCTGGAAATCTTAAGGATTTCCTACAATCAGTGAGTGAAGTGTCAAAGGAGATCACTTTTAATGGTACTGTTGTATCCCCTATGCTCAAATTAGAGGATATTATGTTGGCTGGTAAATGA
- a CDS encoding TldD protein: MFNKNIIEEILAISLEKGGDFSELFYEESNSILLKLDDNKIEEAVFGEDFGVGIRVIKGNITFYGYTNDITHQGLRKLAKEIALAISEGDYLKRIALEDKEIGYSQDIKRDISHFNLNSGAELLKLMNDKARKYNSSIIQFTAGLRCSDQKVIIANSNGDYKEDRRFRTSLYGFSVAGKDGLIQTGYESFARLGDFNILKEEVAINVALESARRAVLLLSAEEAPAGEMPVVISSKAGGVIVHEAVGHGLEGDLVEKNVSVYAGKVGQKVASEHITLVDAGNLEGYYGSFSFDDEGIPSQYNILIEKGILRGYMHSRLSAKNLGAKPTGNGRRQNFRFPPIPRMTNTFILPGEKNPEDILNSVDKGLYVVKMGGGQVDTISGDFVFAVEEGYLIRNGKISVPVRGATLIGNGPKVLELIEMIGNDLGFAPGTCGKDMQGVPVTDGMPTVLVSKITVGGTKEEN, from the coding sequence TTGTTTAACAAAAATATAATTGAGGAGATTTTGGCTATTTCTTTGGAAAAAGGTGGAGATTTTTCAGAGTTATTTTATGAGGAAAGTAACTCTATATTATTAAAACTTGATGATAATAAGATTGAGGAGGCAGTTTTTGGAGAAGATTTTGGGGTTGGTATAAGAGTTATAAAGGGGAATATTACCTTTTATGGTTATACTAATGATATAACCCATCAGGGTTTAAGAAAATTGGCAAAAGAAATAGCTCTTGCAATAAGTGAGGGTGATTATTTAAAAAGAATTGCATTAGAAGATAAAGAAATAGGATACTCTCAGGATATTAAAAGAGATATATCTCATTTTAATCTTAATAGTGGAGCAGAGCTTTTGAAGTTAATGAATGATAAGGCAAGAAAATATAATTCTTCTATAATTCAATTTACAGCAGGATTAAGATGTAGTGATCAAAAAGTGATTATTGCGAACTCGAATGGCGATTATAAGGAAGATAGAAGATTTAGAACATCCTTATATGGTTTTTCTGTGGCTGGTAAGGATGGTCTTATACAAACAGGGTATGAGTCCTTTGCAAGGCTTGGCGATTTTAATATTTTGAAGGAGGAAGTAGCGATAAATGTAGCTCTTGAGTCTGCAAGAAGAGCAGTTCTACTGCTTTCTGCTGAGGAGGCACCAGCGGGAGAAATGCCAGTTGTTATTTCCTCAAAAGCTGGGGGAGTTATAGTGCATGAAGCAGTAGGTCATGGATTAGAAGGAGATTTGGTAGAAAAGAATGTGTCGGTTTATGCTGGAAAAGTAGGACAAAAAGTTGCTTCTGAACATATAACTCTTGTGGATGCAGGTAATTTAGAAGGCTATTATGGGAGTTTTAGTTTTGATGATGAAGGAATTCCCTCTCAATATAACATTTTGATTGAAAAAGGTATATTAAGAGGATACATGCATTCAAGATTATCAGCAAAAAATTTAGGTGCAAAACCAACAGGCAATGGTAGAAGACAAAATTTTAGATTTCCTCCCATTCCTCGAATGACAAATACTTTTATCTTGCCAGGAGAAAAAAATCCTGAGGATATATTAAATAGTGTAGATAAGGGATTATATGTGGTGAAGATGGGAGGAGGTCAGGTAGATACAATAAGTGGTGATTTTGTTTTTGCTGTAGAAGAAGGATATCTAATAAGGAATGGAAAGATTTCAGTTCCTGTTAGAGGTGCTACTTTAATTGGAAATGGTCCTAAGGTTTTAGAATTAATTGAAATGATTGGTAATGATTTGGGTTTTGCCCCAGGTACTTGTGGAAAGGATATGCAAGGAGTACCTGTAACTGACGGTATGCCCACAGTTTTGGTTTCTAAGATTACTGTTGGTGGGACTAAGGAGGAGAACTGA
- a CDS encoding ferredoxin, translating to MGAPKVDRDLCIGCGVCASLCPDVFEIDEEGKARVIEGADCESAGCCQDAADSCPVSAITL from the coding sequence ATGGGAGCACCTAAAGTTGATAGAGACTTATGTATAGGATGTGGAGTCTGTGCATCTTTATGCCCTGATGTATTTGAGATTGATGAGGAGGGCAAGGCTCGAGTTATTGAGGGTGCAGATTGTGAATCTGCAGGCTGTTGTCAAGATGCAGCAGATTCTTGTCCAGTTTCTGCCATTACTCTATAG
- a CDS encoding endonuclease V, producing MDYEKYFSFRNLDEAIEIQNKLAKKIVLQDKFSSLSFVGGADASSKDGKILGVIVVLEMDTLRCVEVQRFVTEEKIPYIPTFLSFREGLSIVKCWENLRIKPDILIVDGQGYAHPRRLGIASHIGVVLDIPTIGCAKKPLVGNFKIPGNKRGEYEYIYHRKEVVGIVLRTKENVKPVFVSPGHKVSLESAREIILKTIAKYRLPEPIRWAHYYSLK from the coding sequence TTGGATTATGAAAAATACTTCTCTTTTAGGAATTTAGATGAAGCTATAGAGATTCAAAATAAATTAGCTAAGAAAATAGTGCTTCAGGATAAATTTAGTAGTTTATCCTTTGTGGGGGGAGCTGATGCATCGTCGAAAGATGGGAAAATATTAGGTGTGATAGTAGTTTTAGAAATGGATACATTAAGATGTGTTGAGGTTCAGAGATTTGTTACTGAAGAAAAGATTCCTTATATTCCAACCTTTTTAAGTTTTAGGGAAGGTTTGAGTATAGTGAAGTGTTGGGAAAATCTAAGGATTAAGCCAGATATATTGATTGTTGATGGTCAAGGTTATGCGCATCCAAGACGCTTAGGAATAGCTTCGCATATTGGAGTGGTTTTAGATATTCCTACTATTGGTTGTGCTAAGAAACCATTGGTGGGTAATTTCAAAATTCCTGGAAACAAAAGAGGAGAATATGAATATATTTATCACAGAAAAGAGGTAGTTGGAATAGTTTTAAGGACTAAAGAGAATGTAAAACCTGTATTTGTTTCTCCTGGACATAAAGTGTCTTTAGAGTCTGCAAGAGAGATAATTTTAAAAACGATAGCTAAGTATAGATTGCCTGAGCCTATTAGATGGGCTCATTATTACAGTTTGAAATAA